The Mycolicibacterium flavescens genome has a segment encoding these proteins:
- the tauD gene encoding taurine dioxygenase, with product MPSSLRVVKLGAHIGARIEGVDLSAGVDASTASAINAVLLEHKVIFFRDQHGLDDDGQLAFAQALGTPTAAHPTVTSRGDRFLPIDSRYDKANSWHTDVTFVDRIPKASILRAITLPPYGGTTTWASTEAAYDRLPAPLRALAENLWAVHTNQYDYATLHDEPGAALTAEQRSYRDEFVSDYYQTEHPVVRVHPETGRRVLLLGHFVKNFVGLGSTESATLFNLLQARITKLEHTIRWDWRLGDVALWDNRATQHYAVADYDDQYRRLSRITLAGDVPVDIWGRPSRAIVGDASAYSAVVKASGGQAPALAS from the coding sequence GTGCCGTCATCGTTGCGGGTGGTCAAGCTCGGGGCTCACATCGGCGCCCGGATCGAAGGCGTCGACCTCAGCGCCGGGGTCGACGCGAGCACCGCGTCGGCGATCAACGCGGTGCTGCTCGAACACAAGGTGATCTTCTTCCGCGACCAGCACGGTTTGGACGACGACGGTCAGCTCGCCTTCGCGCAGGCGTTGGGCACCCCGACCGCCGCGCACCCGACGGTTACCTCGCGCGGGGACCGCTTCCTGCCCATCGATTCCCGCTACGACAAGGCCAACAGCTGGCACACCGACGTGACGTTCGTCGACCGGATCCCGAAAGCGTCCATCCTGCGCGCCATCACCCTGCCGCCGTACGGCGGCACGACGACATGGGCATCCACGGAGGCCGCCTACGACCGTCTGCCGGCGCCGTTGCGTGCGCTGGCCGAGAACCTGTGGGCCGTGCACACAAACCAGTACGACTACGCCACGCTGCACGACGAGCCGGGCGCGGCGCTCACCGCCGAACAGCGGTCATACCGCGATGAATTCGTCTCCGACTACTACCAGACCGAGCATCCCGTGGTCCGCGTGCATCCGGAGACCGGTCGGCGGGTGCTGCTGCTCGGCCACTTCGTCAAGAACTTCGTCGGGCTCGGATCGACCGAATCGGCCACCCTGTTCAACCTGCTCCAGGCACGAATCACGAAGCTGGAGCACACGATTCGATGGGACTGGCGACTCGGCGACGTCGCGCTGTGGGACAACCGCGCCACCCAGCACTACGCCGTCGCCGACTACGACGATCAGTACCGCCGGCTCAGCCGCATCACCCTGGCCGGGGACGTCCCGGTCGACATCTGGGGCCGGCCAAGCCGCGCCATCGTCGGTGACGCCTCGGCATATTCGGCCGTGGTGAAAGCCTCCGGCGGGCAGGCCCCGGCGCTGGCCAGCTGA
- the yehY_2 gene encoding proline/glycine betaine ABC transporter permease, whose amino-acid sequence MRALWDYIWTHQAQLAFDSYQHVSAVVQSVLIATIVGVVIGVLTYRNPVAANLATSTSSVIMTVPAFALLGLLIPLFGLGVVPSITALVLYSLLPIVRNTIVGLTAVDPALTDAARGIGMSRLDTLARVELRLVWPSILSAMRISTQMSMGVLAIAAYVKGPGLGNLIFTGLARVGSPTAVPMALAGTLLIVIFALALDAVLVLIGRLTTSKGIR is encoded by the coding sequence GTGAGGGCACTGTGGGACTACATCTGGACCCACCAGGCGCAATTGGCGTTCGACTCCTACCAGCACGTCAGCGCGGTCGTCCAGAGTGTGCTCATCGCGACGATCGTCGGCGTGGTGATCGGTGTGCTGACCTACCGCAACCCGGTGGCCGCCAACCTCGCCACCTCGACATCCAGCGTGATCATGACCGTCCCGGCGTTCGCGCTGCTCGGTCTGCTGATCCCGTTGTTCGGGCTCGGCGTGGTTCCCAGCATCACGGCGCTGGTGCTGTACTCACTGCTTCCGATTGTGCGTAACACGATCGTCGGGCTCACCGCGGTGGACCCCGCGCTCACCGACGCGGCGCGGGGCATCGGGATGAGCAGGCTCGACACCTTGGCCCGGGTGGAACTGCGGCTGGTGTGGCCGTCGATCCTGTCGGCCATGCGGATCAGCACGCAGATGTCGATGGGCGTGCTCGCGATCGCCGCCTACGTCAAAGGACCGGGGCTGGGGAACCTGATCTTCACCGGGTTGGCGCGGGTGGGCAGCCCGACGGCCGTCCCGATGGCGCTGGCCGGGACGCTGCTCATCGTCATCTTCGCGCTCGCGCTCGATGCGGTGCTCGTCCTGATCGGCCGCCTCACCACGTCGAAAGGTATTCGATGA
- a CDS encoding precorrin-3B synthase yields MARTRDQDACPGALQVHRAADGALARMRLPGGVITAAQLEALARASTDWGAGTLELTSRGNLQIRGVTDTGAVAEAVAAAGLLPSPTHERVRNIVASPLSGRVGTAADIRGLVTELDDAIQADPELATLPGRFLFGIDDGRGDISGLAPDIGLHGAAADAALLLAGRDTGVRVPMQTAVSTMVDVARRFAATRQNAWRVKELSETGALLGGLVPSVEPGTVWPAVTRPPVGWLQQHDGRIALGAAVPLGVLPARTAEFLAAIEAPMVITPWRSMLVFDLAEDVADVALRVLAPLGLVFDENSPWLSVSACTGRPGCEHSMADVRADAAAAVAQPAAGHRHFVGCDRACGSPPTGEVLVATGDGYRTRDAHP; encoded by the coding sequence GTGGCCAGGACCCGCGACCAGGACGCCTGCCCCGGTGCGCTGCAGGTGCATCGGGCGGCTGACGGCGCGTTGGCGCGGATGCGCCTGCCGGGCGGGGTGATCACCGCCGCGCAGTTGGAGGCGCTGGCACGGGCGTCCACCGACTGGGGCGCGGGCACGTTGGAACTGACGTCGAGGGGCAACCTCCAGATCCGCGGCGTGACCGACACCGGGGCGGTCGCCGAGGCCGTGGCCGCGGCGGGACTACTCCCTTCGCCGACCCATGAGCGCGTGCGAAACATCGTCGCCTCGCCGCTGTCGGGTCGGGTGGGAACAGCCGCCGACATCCGTGGGCTGGTCACCGAACTCGACGACGCCATCCAGGCCGATCCGGAACTAGCCACGCTGCCCGGCCGCTTCCTGTTCGGCATCGACGACGGGCGCGGCGACATCTCCGGTCTCGCCCCCGACATCGGCCTGCACGGCGCGGCCGCCGACGCCGCGCTGTTGCTGGCCGGGCGCGACACCGGTGTCCGGGTGCCGATGCAGACGGCGGTGTCGACGATGGTCGACGTGGCCCGTCGCTTCGCTGCCACGCGCCAAAATGCTTGGCGTGTCAAGGAACTCAGCGAGACCGGTGCCCTGCTGGGCGGGCTGGTGCCGTCGGTGGAACCGGGTACGGTCTGGCCGGCGGTGACCCGGCCGCCCGTCGGTTGGCTCCAACAGCACGACGGCCGCATCGCGCTGGGTGCGGCGGTTCCTCTGGGAGTGCTGCCCGCCCGCACGGCGGAGTTTCTCGCCGCGATCGAGGCGCCGATGGTGATCACGCCGTGGCGCTCGATGCTGGTGTTCGACCTCGCCGAGGACGTCGCCGACGTCGCGTTGCGCGTGCTCGCCCCGTTGGGCCTGGTGTTCGACGAGAACTCGCCCTGGCTGTCGGTCAGCGCGTGCACGGGGCGCCCCGGCTGCGAGCACTCAATGGCCGACGTCCGCGCCGACGCCGCCGCCGCGGTGGCACAACCGGCCGCGGGCCACCGCCACTTCGTCGGATGCGACCGGGCCTGCGGCAGCCCGCCCACCGGTGAGGTGCTCGTGGCAACCGGAGACGGATACCGGACGCGCGACGCTCACCCGTAG
- the cobH gene encoding precorrin isomerase codes for MLDYIRDAGEIYRQSFATIRDEADLSRFPDDVARVVVRLIHTCGQVDVADHVAYRDDVVARTHAALNAGAPVLCDSSMVAAGITRSRLPADNEVVSLVADPRAADHAARLGTTRSAAAVDLWADRLDGAVLAIGNAPTALFRLLELLDEGAPTPAAVLGGPVGFVGSAQSKQELIDRPRGMSFLVVTGRRGGSAMAAAAVNAIATEQE; via the coding sequence GTGCTCGACTACATCCGCGACGCCGGGGAGATCTACCGACAGTCGTTCGCGACGATCCGCGACGAGGCGGACCTGTCGCGGTTTCCCGACGATGTCGCCCGAGTGGTCGTGCGGTTGATCCATACCTGTGGTCAGGTCGACGTCGCCGACCACGTCGCGTACCGCGATGACGTCGTCGCCAGAACCCACGCCGCGCTGAACGCCGGCGCCCCGGTGCTGTGTGACTCGTCGATGGTCGCCGCGGGGATCACCAGGTCGCGGCTGCCCGCCGACAACGAGGTGGTCTCGCTGGTGGCCGATCCGCGCGCCGCCGACCACGCCGCGCGCCTCGGCACCACCAGGTCCGCGGCGGCCGTCGATCTGTGGGCCGACCGGCTCGACGGCGCGGTGCTGGCGATCGGCAACGCACCGACCGCGTTGTTCCGGCTGCTGGAGCTGCTCGATGAGGGCGCCCCGACTCCCGCGGCGGTGCTCGGCGGCCCGGTCGGCTTCGTCGGCTCGGCGCAATCGAAACAGGAACTCATCGACCGCCCCCGCGGGATGTCCTTTCTGGTGGTGACCGG